A single Kitasatospora sp. NBC_00374 DNA region contains:
- a CDS encoding DUF6197 family protein encodes MSRRTRITRTQLVMELTARRLQESGLHQGAALSDKEWESYPPSTFAPGEPCSVLHAFDRAQRKVAGRTIRTKGRQLGVITPRRSAHHPGEFSEALRVLSDHLAEEPITPAVYGPLGLSETDYRRTVIASWSKTEGLTAKAAAQAIRSAVGSHR; translated from the coding sequence ATGTCCCGCCGTACCCGTATCACCCGAACCCAGCTGGTCATGGAGCTGACCGCCCGCCGTCTCCAGGAGAGCGGACTGCACCAGGGCGCAGCGCTCAGCGACAAGGAGTGGGAGTCCTACCCGCCGTCGACCTTCGCGCCGGGCGAGCCCTGCTCGGTGCTGCACGCCTTCGACCGCGCGCAGCGGAAGGTGGCCGGGCGGACGATCCGTACCAAGGGGCGGCAGCTCGGTGTGATCACGCCGCGTCGCTCCGCCCACCACCCGGGGGAGTTCTCGGAGGCGCTGCGGGTGCTGTCCGACCACCTGGCGGAGGAGCCGATCACCCCGGCCGTGTACGGGCCGCTGGGCCTGAGCGAGACGGACTACCGGCGGACCGTCATCGCGAGCTGGAGCAAGACGGAGGGGCTGACGGCCAAGGCGGCCGCCCAGGCCATCCGCTCCGCTGTCGGCAGCCACCGCTGA